A single Candidatus Beckwithbacteria bacterium DNA region contains:
- a CDS encoding NAD-dependent epimerase/dehydratase family protein, translating to MNKVLITGGAGFIGSHLVEAYLEAGFEVAVVDLNVPGKLRSKKVKQYRLDVSSPELEVAFADFRPQIVSHHAALIHVPQSLKIPTKYASNNVLGTLNTLELCKKFKVEQFIFASTVAVYGDPKNFPIKEKTICQPLSFYGLDKYSAEAYIKLYQCNFATTVFRYANVYGPAQDSSGEGGVVAIFAQNIAGRRPVTIYGNGKQSRDFVYVKDVARANVLAAQKQVSETMHISTCKETTIAALAELMQKEAKVEIAITKAPRKEGDINRSVLANKKAKKLLGWQPNYNLKTGLQETIAFFSNA from the coding sequence ATGAATAAAGTTTTAATTACTGGAGGGGCTGGTTTTATTGGCTCACATTTAGTCGAAGCCTATTTAGAAGCTGGTTTTGAGGTTGCGGTGGTTGATTTGAATGTGCCAGGAAAATTGCGCTCCAAAAAAGTTAAACAATATCGCTTAGATGTTTCCAGCCCAGAATTGGAAGTGGCCTTTGCTGATTTTAGGCCTCAAATTGTGAGTCATCATGCGGCCTTGATTCATGTGCCGCAGTCTTTGAAAATTCCCACCAAATATGCCAGCAATAATGTCTTAGGAACTCTTAACACTCTAGAACTTTGTAAAAAATTTAAAGTCGAACAATTCATTTTTGCCTCAACGGTAGCTGTCTACGGTGATCCTAAAAACTTTCCGATTAAAGAAAAAACTATCTGTCAACCTCTATCCTTTTATGGTTTGGACAAATATAGTGCTGAAGCTTATATTAAGCTTTATCAATGTAATTTTGCCACTACTGTTTTTCGTTACGCTAATGTCTATGGTCCAGCTCAGGATAGCTCTGGTGAAGGTGGAGTAGTAGCGATTTTTGCTCAAAATATAGCTGGTCGGAGACCTGTAACAATTTATGGTAATGGTAAACAAAGCCGCGATTTTGTATATGTTAAAGATGTAGCTAGAGCTAATGTTCTAGCAGCTCAAAAACAGGTTTCTGAGACAATGCATATTTCTACTTGCAAAGAAACTACTATTGCTGCATTGGCGGAGCTGATGCAAAAAGAAGCTAAGGTAGAAATAGCTATTACTAAAGCTCCCCGAAAAGAAGGAGATATTAATCGAAGTGTTTTAGCAAACAAAAAGGCCAAAAAACTGTTAGGCTGGCAACCAAACTACAATCTAAAAACAGGCCTACAGGAAACAATTGCCTTCTTTTCTAACGCATGA
- a CDS encoding acylphosphatase, with protein MKNKKHLRIIIQGRVQGIGFRFSAVSYAKKLGLAGTVCNQNDGSVLIEVEGDQDSLETFVAWCHQGPRLAKIKQVEVFENKIQNYSDFEIINCNS; from the coding sequence ATGAAAAACAAAAAACATCTCAGGATAATTATCCAAGGTAGGGTTCAAGGAATTGGGTTTCGTTTTAGTGCGGTATCTTATGCTAAAAAACTAGGCCTAGCAGGAACTGTTTGTAATCAAAATGATGGTTCGGTTTTAATTGAAGTCGAAGGTGACCAAGATAGTTTAGAAACTTTTGTAGCCTGGTGTCACCAAGGACCAAGACTAGCAAAAATAAAGCAGGTAGAAGTTTTTGAAAATAAAATTCAGAATTACTCAGATTTTGAAATTATTAATTGCAATAGTTAA
- a CDS encoding glycosyltransferase family 4 protein translates to MKILHIITHYYPHVYGAENFAMHLAQHQAKQGHEVYVVTGRWQDSWPSEETLHKVKIYRVEVNKTRYIQTILSIWPLTRKARQIIQSKNIEVIHSHIYPGMLVGAKLKKEFALPWLATIQGGDIGDYKESFGPLGTTFKKIIGKALQKADLVHAVSSYLKKELVKMELDNKKITVVPNGVDVNKFTTQNPKPKNNNKIKLVTSSRLETKNNLTQLVKVVSDLTHKDYDITLDIYGTGSLEQALKTEIKTLRLEKIVKLKGYVKQSKLSIVLPNYDVFVRLSTQEGFGISFIEAMACGLLTIGTPVGGITDIITDRENAYLIDLNKNISKQFISIIKDRKNWPAISRNGRNTVTEKFAWSKVLTQMDQLYKKII, encoded by the coding sequence ATGAAAATTCTCCATATTATTACTCATTACTATCCTCACGTTTATGGAGCCGAAAACTTTGCCATGCATTTGGCGCAGCATCAAGCAAAGCAAGGACATGAGGTTTATGTAGTAACCGGAAGATGGCAAGATAGTTGGCCCAGTGAAGAAACTCTTCATAAGGTGAAAATATATCGAGTAGAAGTCAATAAAACCCGTTATATTCAGACCATTTTGAGTATTTGGCCATTAACCAGAAAAGCTCGACAAATTATCCAAAGCAAAAATATTGAAGTGATCCACTCACATATTTATCCCGGCATGTTAGTGGGAGCAAAGCTTAAAAAAGAATTTGCATTACCTTGGCTAGCAACTATTCAAGGTGGTGATATTGGTGATTACAAAGAATCATTTGGGCCACTTGGCACTACCTTTAAAAAAATTATTGGCAAAGCTTTGCAAAAAGCTGATTTAGTTCATGCCGTTAGTTCTTATTTAAAAAAAGAATTGGTAAAAATGGAATTAGATAACAAAAAAATTACAGTAGTTCCTAATGGTGTTGATGTTAACAAGTTCACAACCCAAAACCCAAAACCCAAAAATAATAACAAAATAAAACTAGTAACAAGCTCCAGGCTTGAGACGAAAAATAATTTGACTCAACTAGTCAAGGTGGTTTCTGATCTTACGCATAAAGATTATGATATAACTTTAGATATCTATGGTACTGGTAGTTTAGAACAAGCATTAAAGACTGAAATTAAAACTCTAAGATTAGAAAAAATCGTGAAGCTTAAGGGGTATGTAAAACAAAGTAAGTTAAGTATAGTTTTACCAAACTATGATGTGTTTGTAAGGCTTTCAACCCAGGAAGGTTTTGGAATTTCTTTTATTGAAGCCATGGCTTGTGGACTTCTTACTATTGGCACACCAGTCGGAGGAATTACTGATATTATTACTGATAGGGAAAATGCTTATCTTATTGATCTTAATAAAAATATTTCCAAGCAATTCATAAGTATTATTAAAGATCGTAAAAACTGGCCGGCTATCAGCCGTAACGGCCGCAACACAGTTACAGAAAAATTTGCCTGGTCAAAAGTTTTAACTCAAATGGATCAACTATATAAAAAGATCATATGA
- a CDS encoding uracil-DNA glycosylase, which translates to MTSSKTQQLKQIRDEVWQLKESPLYEYRTKNKYYPVLGEGSHDAKIMFIGEAPGENEAKQGRPFCGAAGRVLDELCASIDLSRKDVYVTNIVKDRPPGNRDPNPAEIAIYAPFLDKQISIIQPDVIATLGRFSMVYIMEKFGLGNRVSGISAMHGKAYEAWADYGVVNIVPLYHPAVALYRASQKEELLKNFQVLKEYL; encoded by the coding sequence ATGACTAGTTCTAAAACCCAGCAGCTCAAGCAAATTCGTGATGAAGTTTGGCAGCTGAAAGAGTCACCACTTTACGAATACCGGACTAAAAATAAATATTACCCGGTTTTAGGGGAAGGTAGCCATGATGCCAAAATCATGTTTATTGGTGAGGCGCCTGGGGAAAATGAGGCCAAACAAGGTCGGCCTTTTTGTGGCGCAGCTGGTCGGGTTTTAGATGAGCTATGTGCCTCTATTGATTTAAGCCGCAAAGATGTTTATGTGACTAATATTGTTAAAGATCGACCTCCAGGAAACCGTGACCCAAACCCAGCGGAAATTGCTATTTATGCACCTTTTTTAGACAAACAAATTAGTATCATTCAGCCTGATGTAATTGCGACTTTAGGTCGTTTTTCTATGGTCTATATTATGGAAAAATTCGGATTAGGAAATAGAGTCAGCGGCATTAGCGCTATGCACGGAAAAGCTTATGAAGCTTGGGCTGATTATGGGGTTGTCAATATTGTGCCACTGTATCATCCGGCTGTGGCTTTATACAGAGCTTCACAAAAAGAAGAATTACTTAAAAACTTTCAGGTTTTAAAAGAATACTTATAA
- a CDS encoding glycosyltransferase family 2 protein, producing the protein MKKPSLCIILPAYNEAPVIVQVLNSLKKYCQTLKQYVIEIVVVNDGSKDQTAKLAQKSQVTVLSHILNRGLGAALATGLSYAKLHNFDIALTMDSDGQHDPRDIEKAIKPIVKNQADVVIGTRYHDLKKVPIDRQFIMHTGSLLTWLFFGVWTTDSQSGFRVFSKKALQIIRLKTQGMEVSSEFFAEIKRHNLKLKEVPIRVIYTKYSRAKGQSNLNSVNVGLKLLLRLFR; encoded by the coding sequence ATGAAAAAACCTTCTCTTTGTATTATTCTGCCTGCTTATAATGAAGCTCCTGTTATTGTCCAAGTTCTCAACAGTTTGAAAAAATATTGCCAAACGTTAAAGCAATATGTAATTGAAATTGTAGTGGTTAATGATGGCAGTAAAGACCAAACCGCTAAATTGGCTCAAAAAAGCCAAGTTACCGTTTTGTCGCATATCTTAAATAGGGGATTGGGAGCAGCTTTAGCTACCGGGCTTAGCTATGCCAAATTACACAATTTTGATATTGCTCTAACTATGGATAGTGATGGTCAGCATGATCCAAGAGATATTGAAAAAGCTATTAAACCAATTGTAAAAAACCAAGCTGATGTGGTGATTGGGACCAGGTATCATGATCTTAAGAAAGTTCCTATTGACCGTCAGTTTATTATGCATACTGGCAGTTTGCTGACTTGGCTGTTTTTTGGAGTGTGGACTACTGATTCCCAATCTGGTTTTAGAGTTTTTAGCAAAAAAGCCTTGCAAATAATTAGACTCAAAACTCAAGGGATGGAAGTTTCATCAGAGTTTTTTGCTGAGATTAAACGTCATAATTTAAAACTAAAAGAAGTTCCTATTAGAGTCATTTACACAAAGTATTCCAGAGCTAAAGGTCAGAGTAATCTAAATAGTGTTAATGTAGGGCTGAAGCTGCTTTTGCGTTTATTTCGTTAA
- a CDS encoding MGMT family protein, with the protein MNGRDRTYQVVSQIPKGKVLTYKMVAHWAGVTNPRLVGNYMHNNEDPVNVPCHRVVNSQGKCAQTYAFGGLKVQQEKLEAEGVVFKKDKIDLGEFLWWPSKEVQKRWEKEFGKDYITSYK; encoded by the coding sequence ATGAATGGTCGAGATCGAACATATCAAGTGGTTTCTCAAATTCCTAAAGGTAAAGTCTTAACTTATAAAATGGTGGCTCATTGGGCAGGGGTAACCAATCCTCGTTTGGTTGGTAATTATATGCACAATAATGAAGATCCTGTTAATGTTCCTTGCCATCGGGTAGTAAATAGTCAGGGCAAGTGTGCTCAAACCTATGCTTTTGGAGGTCTAAAAGTTCAGCAAGAAAAACTGGAAGCTGAAGGAGTTGTTTTTAAAAAAGACAAGATTGATTTAGGAGAATTTTTATGGTGGCCTAGTAAAGAAGTACAAAAAAGATGGGAAAAAGAATTTGGAAAAGATTACATTACAAGTTATAAATAA
- a CDS encoding glycosyltransferase family 4 protein: MHILFISEFFPSLTKPIFSGGVEARSYYIATNLAKKHTVIVLARKKSGELALEQNGNITIKRFGSEISDTKASITSLFSRLCYVFWVVWQGFDLKQIDIIEAANFVTYIPASLLGIIKKVPTLAFYPDVLLGVWQKQFGFFLGLIGEISERISLLLPWTRFIVTDVSVLKKLEKAGIVKNKIALIPCGVDISKIRPYCQVKKDKKLLLVVSRLTAYKRVDWAIKLMSKISDQQVKLGIIGSGPQENTLKQMVKRMKLTNRVWFKKNLDQKTLYTTMAKAQLLIHPSLIEGFGIVLVEAAALGAPALVADIPTSQTFVKTLGSVELFEKDNFADFISKAQSLLKNQEKIRQLRDNGLKKVAVYNWEKIANETENLYQLCLKK, translated from the coding sequence ATGCACATCCTTTTTATAAGCGAATTTTTTCCTAGCCTTACCAAGCCTATTTTTTCTGGTGGAGTGGAAGCTCGAAGCTACTACATAGCTACCAATTTAGCTAAAAAACATACTGTCATAGTTTTAGCCAGGAAAAAAAGTGGTGAATTAGCACTAGAACAAAATGGCAATATAACTATAAAACGGTTTGGTTCAGAAATTTCTGACACCAAAGCCTCAATAACTTCACTTTTTTCCAGACTTTGCTATGTTTTTTGGGTGGTTTGGCAAGGCTTTGATTTAAAACAAATTGATATTATTGAAGCTGCCAATTTTGTGACCTATATTCCGGCATCATTGCTGGGTATTATAAAAAAGGTTCCAACCTTAGCTTTTTATCCTGATGTTTTATTGGGAGTTTGGCAAAAACAGTTTGGTTTTTTCTTAGGGTTAATTGGGGAAATTAGCGAGAGGATTTCACTACTATTACCATGGACTCGCTTTATTGTGACAGATGTTTCGGTTTTGAAAAAACTTGAAAAGGCTGGAATAGTTAAAAACAAAATTGCCCTTATTCCCTGCGGAGTTGATATTTCTAAGATAAGGCCTTACTGTCAAGTCAAAAAAGATAAGAAATTATTGCTAGTAGTAAGTCGCTTAACTGCATATAAGCGGGTTGATTGGGCTATTAAATTGATGAGCAAAATCTCTGACCAGCAGGTAAAACTGGGAATTATTGGTTCTGGTCCTCAGGAAAATACACTCAAGCAAATGGTTAAGCGTATGAAATTAACTAATCGAGTTTGGTTTAAAAAAAACTTGGATCAGAAAACTTTATATACAACTATGGCTAAAGCCCAATTGCTAATTCACCCTTCGCTCATTGAAGGTTTTGGTATTGTGCTGGTCGAAGCAGCGGCTTTAGGGGCTCCAGCTTTGGTTGCAGATATTCCTACTTCTCAAACATTTGTCAAAACATTAGGCTCAGTTGAGCTTTTTGAAAAAGATAATTTTGCAGATTTTATTAGCAAAGCCCAAAGTTTGCTAAAAAATCAAGAAAAGATTAGGCAGCTGCGAGATAATGGTTTAAAAAAGGTTGCTGTGTATAATTGGGAAAAGATTGCAAATGAAACAGAAAACTTATATCAACTATGCCTAAAAAAATAA
- a CDS encoding glycosyltransferase family 4 protein has product MPKKIKIAMLVDCYGGSFIGGGQIHTKYLTQELQKQGCEVIIFSQKNDSLWQRFWWSVWAVPVLFLKIKDFNIIHAQGHSMGPPAWILAKLWKKPVVLTVHGSHLLDLKQKGLQAWLEKLFLLYIPYDLIITVSPNFLDYKNLSKKTVVISNGVVVKENISKIADSGKIKLLFVGRLVEQKGVVYLIKALDQLSKKFDNWELEIVGEGPEMEKAKHLVQSYQLDSKIKFLGRIIGEKLSEIYQKAQVFVLPSLAEGQPITLLEAWSHKLVAVVSRVGANPSMIKHGQNGLLIKAKNSSDLAEKLTWLLTHNQKIKEIGQAGYEQVSKYYQWPQIAEKTLAEYKKLV; this is encoded by the coding sequence ATGCCTAAAAAAATAAAAATTGCCATGCTGGTTGATTGCTATGGAGGTAGTTTTATTGGTGGTGGCCAAATCCATACTAAATATCTGACTCAAGAACTGCAAAAACAAGGCTGTGAAGTAATTATTTTTTCTCAAAAAAATGATAGTTTATGGCAACGATTTTGGTGGTCAGTTTGGGCGGTACCGGTTCTTTTTCTAAAAATTAAAGATTTTAATATTATTCATGCTCAAGGTCATAGTATGGGGCCACCAGCCTGGATTTTGGCCAAACTTTGGAAAAAACCAGTAGTCTTGACTGTGCATGGCTCCCATCTTTTAGATCTTAAACAAAAAGGTTTACAGGCTTGGCTTGAGAAACTGTTTTTACTCTATATTCCTTATGACTTGATTATTACTGTTAGCCCTAATTTTTTAGATTATAAAAATTTAAGTAAAAAAACAGTAGTTATTTCCAACGGTGTAGTTGTAAAAGAAAACATAAGCAAAATAGCTGATTCTGGCAAAATAAAATTATTATTTGTAGGAAGATTAGTTGAGCAAAAAGGAGTAGTTTATTTAATTAAAGCCTTAGACCAACTTAGTAAAAAATTTGACAATTGGGAATTAGAAATCGTAGGTGAAGGTCCAGAGATGGAAAAAGCAAAGCATTTAGTTCAATCGTATCAACTAGATTCTAAAATAAAGTTTTTAGGTAGAATAATAGGTGAAAAATTAAGTGAAATTTATCAAAAAGCTCAGGTTTTTGTCTTGCCTTCACTAGCTGAAGGCCAGCCAATTACTTTGCTTGAGGCTTGGTCGCACAAACTAGTGGCCGTAGTTAGTCGAGTGGGAGCAAATCCTAGTATGATAAAACATGGTCAAAATGGTTTATTGATTAAAGCTAAAAACAGCAGCGATCTGGCAGAAAAATTAACCTGGCTACTAACTCATAATCAGAAAATCAAAGAAATAGGTCAAGCTGGATATGAGCAAGTATCTAAGTATTATCAATGGCCACAAATTGCTGAAAAAACATTAGCAGAATATAAAAAGCTGGTATGA
- a CDS encoding DUF2304 domain-containing protein: MNFDLLPVKLIIFTILLWPISRVWLRFKDNSVKFGTFLFWTALWIAGVFAIFFPGFLSFVAGVLGIGRGSDMVMYFALIVAFYLIFRLSVALENLRSDVAQLIREIALLNKKGK; encoded by the coding sequence ATGAATTTTGATTTATTACCAGTCAAGCTAATTATCTTTACTATTTTATTATGGCCGATTTCCAGAGTTTGGTTGCGATTTAAAGATAATAGCGTCAAGTTTGGCACCTTTTTGTTTTGGACGGCCCTTTGGATAGCGGGAGTTTTTGCGATCTTTTTCCCGGGCTTTTTAAGTTTTGTGGCAGGTGTTTTAGGTATTGGTCGAGGTAGTGATATGGTTATGTATTTTGCTTTAATTGTAGCTTTTTATCTAATTTTCAGGTTGAGCGTGGCTTTAGAAAATTTACGCAGTGATGTAGCTCAATTAATCCGAGAAATTGCGCTACTCAATAAAAAAGGGAAATGA